From one Planococcus citri chromosome 3, ihPlaCitr1.1, whole genome shotgun sequence genomic stretch:
- the LOC135840989 gene encoding maltase A1-like: MKMKFVQITVTLSFLISSCWALNRTWWKHDLTYGIYLKSFMDSNGDGIGDFKGLISKLDYIVDLGIKTIWVSPFNTSPQADGGYDISDFCGINPIYGTMEDFDKLMNEMKKRDLNFVMDLVINHSSDEHEWFEKSVNRVEPYTNYYVWVDPKGYNGNGDPIPPNNWRSMFDYETPSSAWTWNEKRKQFYLHQFLVKQPDLNLRDEQLKTELKNMMKFWLDKGVAAFRLDAIGFFMEDPTFREDIDTETLMKVENAESEAETPRIHHQDTFKFLHELRTFFRQYDRENKRQRETVGLGEVYAAINTKMKYYGTKSAPAMHYPYNYLLTLLRKYLDADQMIQFLNQWIKKLPKGATSNWALGNHDHGRIFYYFNKEYNSILLTIVTMLPGAALIWYGEETSQELFDFSPNPNKNLMVERDHFRLPMQWDDSLNAGFTSGDKPWVPVHPSYYRSNVKEQLANKNSTLYYFKDLVSLRKTDTLKFGDLKMYSISKWVLAFTRTFRRSKYVIVLNLGTEPHPANLHAEIANLPTNLEVIAASPNSGYIKGEKFNTILDHRNVSMLRPHSSIVLST; the protein is encoded by the exons atgaaaatgaaattcgttcAAATCACTGTAACGTTATCGTTTTTAATATCGAGTTGCTGGGCTTTAAACAGAACTTGGTGGAAGCACGATCTGACATATGGTATCTACCTGAAATCGTTCATGGATAGCAATGGAGATGGAATTGGAGATTTCAAAGGATTGATTTCCAAACTTGATTACATCGTCGATCTTGGAATAAAAACTATCTGGGTGTCACCATTCAACACTTCACCGCAGGCTGATGGAGGCTACGATATATCTGATTTTTGTGGAATCAATCCTATTTATGGTACAATGGAAGATTTCGATAAAttgatgaatgaaatgaaaaaacgag ATCTGAACTTCGTCATGGATTTAGTGATTAATCACAGCAGCGATGAGCACGAATGGTTCGAAAAATCTGTAAATAGAGTGGAGCCATACACGAACTACTATGTATGGGTTGATCCGAAAGGGTACAATGGAAATGGAGATCCTATTCCACCAAATAATTGG AGAAGTATGTTCGACTACGAAACACCCAGCTCAGCTTGGACttggaatgaaaaaagaaagcaaTTCTACCTGCATCAGTTTCTAGTGAAACAGCCAGATCTCAATTTACGCGATGAACAACTTAAAACTGAACTAAAA aacatgatgaaattttggctagacAAAGGCGTCGCTGCTTTTCGATTAGACGCGATAGGATTTTTCATGGAAGATCCCACATTTCGAGAAGACATCGACACAGAAACACTGATGAAAGTAGAAAATGCAGAGTCAGAGGCGGAAACTCCGCGAATTCATCATCAGGATACTTTCAAGTTCTTGCATGAATTACGCACGTTTTTCAGACAGTACGATCGTGAAAATAAGAGACAACGTGAAAC GGTTGGACTTGGTGAAGTTTACGCTGcaattaataccaaaatgaaataCTACGGAACGAAGAGCGCCCCAGCGATGCATTATCCTTACAATTATCTACTGACACTGCTCAGAAAGTATTTAGATGCCGATCAGatgatacaatttttgaaccaatggattaaaaaattacccaaaggaGCGACCTCGAATTGGGCG TTGGGAAACCACGACCACGGACGAATTTTCTACTACTTCAATAAGGAATATAATTCAATCTTATTGACCATCGTTACCATGTTACCTGGAGCTGCTTTAATTTGGTACGGAGAAGAGACCAGTCAAgaacttttcgatttttcaccaAACCCTAACAAGAATCTGATGGTTGAAAGGGATCATTTTCGATTACCTATGCAATGGGACGATTCGTTGAATGCAG GTTTTACTTCCGGAGACAAACCGTGGGTACCCGTACATCCCAGTTATTATAGATCGAACGTGAAAGAACAATTGGCCAATAAAAACAGTACACTGTACTACTTCAAAGATCTAGTTTCCCTTCGAAAAACTGACACACTAAAATTTGGCGATTTGAAAATGTACTCGATATCAAAATGGGTGCTGGCGTTTACAAG AACTTTTCGTCGATCAAAATACGTTATTGTATTGAATCTGGGAACCGAGCCTCACCCAGCCAATTTACACGCAGAAATCGCGAATTTACCAACAAATCTAGAGGTGATAGCAGCAAGTCCGAATTCTGGATACATCAAAGG agaaaaattcaatacgATTTTAGATCATCGAAATGTATCGATGTTGAGACCACATTCCAGCATAGTGCTGTCCACATGA